One Candidatus Niyogibacteria bacterium genomic region harbors:
- a CDS encoding trypsin-like peptidase domain-containing protein gives MIDYQKQIITAVKKVMPAVVSVIVAKDLKEIAADLPEEFYNLDPREQAFLESKLRQAPRDEHGRIKVGGGSGFLITKNGLILTNKHVIADPKADYSVITYDGKKHETKILARDPINDVAILKIDSGGKELPAVELGTAKNIELGQTVVAIGNALGEFQNSVSTGVVSGLSRLITAITDPLGHQQRLRGLIQTDAAINPGNSGGPLVDIEGRAIGINSAVVFGAQNIGFAIPIDQAEKDLEEIKKYGHIRRPFFGVRYMILNKSLQEKFNLPIDHGALIMNEGMPGDTAVVPGSAAEKAGLQEYDVILAFNKKNITEEETLEDLIASCKIGDKIDVEVLRNGKKLRTKIVLEEFLLHR, from the coding sequence ATGATAGACTACCAAAAACAAATTATAACAGCAGTTAAAAAAGTGATGCCGGCCGTCGTAAGCGTTATCGTGGCTAAGGATCTCAAAGAAATTGCCGCGGATTTGCCCGAGGAATTTTACAACCTGGATCCGCGGGAACAGGCCTTTTTGGAATCAAAATTGCGCCAAGCTCCTCGCGACGAACACGGCCGCATCAAAGTCGGCGGAGGTTCGGGATTTTTAATCACTAAAAACGGACTTATTTTAACCAATAAACATGTTATTGCCGATCCAAAAGCGGATTACAGCGTTATCACTTATGACGGCAAAAAACACGAAACCAAAATACTCGCGCGCGATCCGATAAATGACGTGGCTATTTTAAAAATTGATTCCGGCGGCAAAGAGCTTCCGGCAGTAGAGCTTGGTACGGCAAAAAATATAGAATTGGGCCAGACGGTCGTGGCTATCGGCAACGCTTTGGGAGAATTTCAAAATTCGGTTTCAACCGGCGTGGTTTCGGGACTCTCGCGCTTGATAACCGCGATAACCGACCCTTTGGGGCATCAGCAGCGCCTTCGCGGGTTGATTCAAACGGACGCGGCTATTAACCCGGGAAATTCAGGCGGGCCGCTTGTGGATATTGAAGGGCGCGCGATAGGCATAAATTCGGCAGTGGTATTCGGCGCGCAAAATATAGGTTTTGCCATCCCCATAGATCAGGCGGAAAAAGACCTTGAAGAAATTAAAAAATACGGACACATACGCAGACCTTTTTTCGGAGTAAGATATATGATTTTAAATAAATCTTTGCAGGAAAAATTCAATTTGCCGATTGACCATGGCGCTCTGATTATGAACGAAGGAATGCCCGGAGATACGGCAGTAGTTCCGGGAAGCGCCGCGGAAAAAGCGGGACTTCAGGAATATGACGTAATTCTCGCTTTTAATAAGAAAAATATAACCGAGGAAGAAACGCTTGAGGATTTGATCGCTTCCTGCAAAATAGGAGATAAAATTGATGTGGAGGTCTTAAGAAACGGAAAAAAATTGCGGACAAAAATAGTGCTGGAGGAATTTTTACTGCATAGATAA
- a CDS encoding type II toxin-antitoxin system HicB family antitoxin, producing the protein MKYLNFSVIIEEDKDGFFAFCPELRGCYTQGNTYEEALKNIKDAIKLHLADIEKNREKLERPKSISLATVEVAV; encoded by the coding sequence ATGAAATACTTAAATTTTTCTGTGATTATTGAAGAAGACAAGGATGGTTTTTTTGCTTTTTGTCCGGAACTTCGGGGGTGCTACACGCAAGGAAATACTTACGAGGAAGCGCTAAAAAACATAAAAGACGCCATAAAACTCCACCTTGCCGACATAGAGAAAAACAGGGAAAAACTGGAACGACCCAAATCCATTAGTTTGGCAACTGTTGAGGTAGCTGTTTAA
- a CDS encoding DUF192 domain-containing protein, producing the protein MGPIRFRIFFLLVAAAVSGGFFYFYAPPSPVSDVYVSGQKIAVELANTPAKRIQGLSGRNALGQNEGMFFVFEKPDYYAFWMRDMNFKIDIIWIDENKKIVDIVKNAAPESYPEKFSPQSPAQYVLEVNAGLVDEHKINIGDRVEF; encoded by the coding sequence ATGGGCCCGATAAGATTCAGAATCTTTTTTCTTTTGGTCGCGGCCGCGGTTAGCGGCGGATTTTTTTATTTTTACGCGCCGCCGTCTCCAGTATCGGATGTTTACGTCTCCGGCCAAAAAATCGCGGTTGAACTGGCTAATACTCCGGCCAAAAGGATACAAGGCCTTTCCGGCAGAAACGCGCTCGGGCAAAACGAGGGAATGTTTTTTGTTTTTGAAAAACCGGATTACTACGCTTTCTGGATGCGCGATATGAATTTTAAAATAGATATTATCTGGATTGATGAGAATAAAAAAATCGTTGATATCGTGAAAAACGCCGCGCCGGAATCATATCCTGAAAAATTTTCTCCGCAAAGCCCCGCACAGTATGTTCTGGAAGTAAACGCCGGCCTTGTCGATGAACATAAAATAAATATCGGCGATCGGGTTGAGTTTTAA
- the rplS gene encoding 50S ribosomal protein L19, with amino-acid sequence MTLLREKIKFSPVDIGARAKIDFSTGDTIKVWQKVKEGDKSRLQAFEGLVIARKHGREPGATFTIRKVSAGVGVERIFPLYSPTIEKIEIVSRSKVRRAKLYYIRDKAAREIRKKMKKLIQVEKVMLAPSEAEEVIKKEKPKKENKEGV; translated from the coding sequence ATGACTTTATTAAGAGAAAAAATCAAGTTTTCGCCGGTAGACATCGGCGCGCGGGCCAAAATAGACTTCAGCACCGGCGACACTATAAAAGTATGGCAAAAAGTCAAAGAGGGGGATAAATCGCGCCTTCAGGCATTTGAAGGTCTGGTTATTGCCCGAAAACACGGCCGCGAGCCCGGCGCGACTTTTACGATTCGCAAAGTTTCAGCCGGCGTGGGCGTTGAAAGAATTTTTCCGCTATATTCGCCGACTATAGAAAAAATAGAAATCGTAAGCCGTTCAAAAGTCAGACGCGCTAAACTTTACTATATCCGCGACAAAGCCGCGCGAGAAATACGCAAGAAAATGAAAAAACTCATCCAGGTTGAAAAAGTGATGCTTGCCCCGAGCGAAGCCGAGGAGGTGATAAAAAAAGAAAAGCCGAAAAAAGAAAATAAAGAGGGGGTCTAA
- a CDS encoding AarF/ABC1/UbiB kinase family protein, whose amino-acid sequence MIFLVFIGRLFSLPAVLIKYFLKRADGPTRLRLILEELGGVYIKLGQILAMRFDILPINYARGLMDILDNVKPVSDERMFDVFEKEAGKKLEEVFERIERRPIGSASFAQVYKGVLNGENIVVKIQKPESDKYIKADLLFLKLAFFFIDFWGILKSVSSKEILIQLKEWLSDELDYSKEAQNNKILYEHAKRHNLENVVIPKIYPDFTTKKVLVQEFLDGSQAKRIMVYLETRPEDLKKILDERKINLLDAANSFIHDLMRQYFIDGFFHADPHPANLLIFPGSRIGYIDFGIIGRSLYDNFGLLRFIKGATEMDFRESAEGLVEFLDKRLVKEYGELIESDSKIQKIYEATLDFITRHLTEDVAPILKDWNFFTGNKEADISERSSARAFLRIAKTIEKYRLKFPSDVIAFLRGLVIVDMVCLKLDVNFNMVEAARLFFRHHSVEDIKVKTPAHQEETKELETLASLHIAEEAPEKGGEVSARIEEKQYAAREKLMGIITALAEKYPELYNEIREA is encoded by the coding sequence ATGATTTTTTTGGTTTTTATAGGGCGCCTTTTTTCTTTGCCGGCGGTCTTAATTAAATATTTTTTGAAGCGCGCGGACGGCCCGACCCGCTTGCGTCTGATTCTTGAAGAATTGGGCGGGGTTTACATAAAACTCGGCCAGATTCTGGCGATGCGTTTTGATATTCTGCCAATAAATTACGCCCGGGGATTAATGGATATTTTAGACAATGTAAAGCCGGTTTCGGATGAAAGAATGTTTGATGTTTTTGAAAAAGAAGCCGGAAAAAAATTGGAAGAGGTCTTTGAACGAATTGAAAGAAGACCGATTGGCTCGGCCTCTTTCGCCCAAGTATATAAAGGGGTCTTGAACGGAGAAAATATAGTGGTCAAAATACAGAAGCCCGAAAGCGATAAATACATTAAAGCCGACCTGCTCTTTTTAAAATTGGCCTTTTTCTTTATAGATTTCTGGGGGATTTTAAAATCGGTCTCTTCCAAAGAAATTTTAATCCAGCTGAAAGAGTGGCTCTCCGACGAACTTGATTACTCCAAAGAAGCCCAAAACAATAAAATTCTTTATGAGCACGCAAAAAGGCATAATCTTGAAAATGTGGTTATCCCTAAAATATATCCGGACTTTACGACTAAAAAGGTCTTAGTGCAGGAATTTCTTGATGGGAGCCAGGCCAAAAGGATAATGGTTTATCTGGAGACCAGGCCGGAAGACCTTAAAAAAATACTGGATGAACGAAAAATAAACCTGCTGGACGCGGCCAATTCTTTCATACACGACCTGATGAGGCAATATTTCATAGACGGATTTTTCCATGCCGACCCTCATCCGGCCAACCTCCTTATTTTTCCCGGAAGCCGAATCGGCTACATTGATTTCGGAATAATCGGGCGGTCTCTATACGATAATTTTGGGCTACTACGTTTCATCAAAGGAGCAACGGAGATGGATTTTCGCGAAAGCGCTGAAGGTCTTGTTGAATTTTTAGACAAGCGACTTGTCAAAGAATACGGAGAATTGATAGAAAGCGATTCCAAAATCCAAAAAATTTACGAAGCAACCCTGGACTTTATTACGCGCCACCTGACAGAAGATGTGGCGCCGATTCTCAAGGACTGGAATTTTTTTACCGGCAACAAGGAAGCGGATATCAGCGAAAGAAGTTCAGCCCGCGCGTTTTTAAGAATCGCCAAGACCATAGAAAAATACCGGCTCAAGTTTCCTTCGGATGTCATTGCTTTTTTGCGGGGTCTGGTTATCGTGGATATGGTCTGTCTAAAACTGGATGTTAATTTTAATATGGTAGAGGCCGCCAGATTATTTTTCAGGCATCATTCCGTTGAAGATATTAAGGTTAAAACTCCGGCGCATCAAGAGGAGACAAAGGAATTGGAAACTTTAGCCAGTTTGCACATTGCCGAGGAGGCGCCGGAAAAAGGGGGGGAAGTATCGGCCAGGATTGAAGAGAAGCAGTACGCGGCCAGAGAAAAATTAATGGGGATAATCACGGCGCTAGCCGAAAAATATCCAGAGTTGTATAATGAAATAAGAGAAGCATGA
- a CDS encoding YHYH domain-containing protein, protein MKNFILVVIFTAFTALVFSAPFEALAHPGRTDRKGGHTCRTNCPKWGFKYGQHHFHAKKYRSYR, encoded by the coding sequence ATGAAGAATTTTATTTTAGTAGTTATTTTTACTGCTTTCACGGCGCTTGTATTCTCTGCGCCATTTGAGGCGTTGGCACACCCCGGTAGAACAGACAGAAAAGGCGGCCACACTTGTAGGACAAATTGCCCGAAGTGGGGGTTTAAATATGGCCAACACCACTTTCACGCTAAAAAATATAGGAGTTATCGTTAA
- a CDS encoding type II toxin-antitoxin system HicA family toxin has protein sequence MPKLPRIPSALVIKALKRAGFYEFHQSGSHIQLRHLAKSKLRVTIPFHRKELTPKTLKSIIKQIGFSVPEFIKLL, from the coding sequence TTGCCAAAATTACCGCGCATCCCATCCGCATTGGTTATCAAAGCTCTCAAACGAGCCGGTTTTTATGAATTTCATCAAAGCGGAAGCCACATTCAGCTGCGCCATCTGGCAAAAAGCAAACTAAGAGTAACGATTCCGTTCCACAGAAAAGAACTTACGCCAAAAACGCTTAAATCAATAATAAAACAGATCGGCTTCTCTGTGCCTGAATTTATAAAACTGCTATAA
- a CDS encoding VIT1/CCC1 transporter family protein: protein MAEIKTRTSELKHQKMGTYLKDMVYGANDGLVTTFAVIAGVAGAALDPIIIVFLGLANLFADGFSMAASSFLAARSESDVFKREKEVEHWEVAHQPHFEKNEIKEILAKHGYSGADLEEMTNLVVKNKKFWIDLMMHEELGLVPVDRARPLKGASVTFAAFVITGFMPVAPFFFVQADKKAFWISSVVAGLMFFLVGALRTIFTKRFWVWSGIEMFFVGGFAASISYGVGFLIRAAIGY, encoded by the coding sequence ATGGCGGAAATAAAAACGAGAACTTCCGAATTAAAGCACCAAAAAATGGGAACATATCTCAAAGATATGGTCTACGGCGCGAATGACGGATTGGTCACGACTTTCGCCGTCATTGCCGGTGTTGCCGGAGCGGCGCTTGACCCTATAATCATTGTTTTTCTGGGTTTGGCCAATCTTTTTGCCGATGGGTTTTCAATGGCCGCTTCAAGTTTTCTGGCGGCGCGTTCCGAAAGCGATGTTTTTAAACGCGAAAAAGAAGTTGAACACTGGGAAGTTGCCCATCAGCCGCATTTTGAAAAAAATGAAATAAAAGAAATACTCGCGAAACATGGTTACTCGGGCGCGGATTTGGAAGAGATGACGAACCTGGTGGTGAAAAATAAAAAGTTCTGGATTGATTTAATGATGCATGAAGAATTGGGCCTAGTTCCCGTGGACAGGGCCCGCCCGTTAAAGGGAGCGAGCGTGACTTTCGCGGCTTTTGTCATTACCGGATTTATGCCAGTCGCGCCCTTCTTTTTTGTTCAAGCCGATAAAAAGGCCTTCTGGATTTCTTCGGTTGTCGCCGGTTTGATGTTTTTTTTGGTCGGAGCTTTGCGAACCATTTTCACCAAACGTTTTTGGGTTTGGTCGGGAATAGAAATGTTTTTTGTCGGCGGTTTTGCCGCCTCAATTTCCTACGGAGTAGGATTTTTAATCAGAGCCGCGATTGGATATTAA
- a CDS encoding type II toxin-antitoxin system HicB family antitoxin, whose product MKKRKENILQYEVVFEPNGAGYTVTVPKLPGLVTEGNNLKEAREMAQDAIKCYLEAVLKDEAFFIGNTRRREKVTASI is encoded by the coding sequence ATGAAAAAACGTAAGGAAAATATATTACAATACGAAGTTGTTTTTGAGCCAAATGGCGCGGGATATACGGTTACAGTTCCCAAACTCCCGGGTTTAGTGACAGAAGGAAATAATTTAAAAGAAGCTCGAGAAATGGCGCAAGATGCCATAAAATGTTATTTGGAGGCCGTTCTCAAAGACGAGGCCTTTTTTATTGGCAACACCAGACGAAGAGAGAAAGTTACAGCTAGCATTTAA
- a CDS encoding thiolase family protein, protein MRDVAIIGAGMTPCRSRWLEKTFWELSQMAVAEAVRDAHIHIKEIDAGVVGIYNDIFEFQAIPESGLQGIIGLANKPLKRCSSGGATGAYTMLEGYTWVASGLYDLVLVLGVEKALDCYDFEAQSPTPAVVQTISYSWDPWFERPLGAHASSSYAKVIAAYMDEHSGDLDPLARAKIVELLCQQAQNNPYAQRLGEKVTADQVVRSRYVVHPIRALETCVYTEGACALVFASEEIAKDIAKRSGRDPVWITGVGAANENYFVGRDITRYKVLNRIYSDYLATKKALGMARLTINDIQVIELHDAFIPQMMITLAEMGVVPLGRADDLVNEGIIMPGGRLLVNPSGGLVFGGHFVGGSNMMSTWSVMREMRTRNFEHGMIHGTGASRSIYGVAVVLERRG, encoded by the coding sequence ATGCGAGATGTTGCGATAATTGGCGCGGGAATGACCCCTTGCCGTTCAAGATGGCTTGAAAAAACATTTTGGGAACTTTCCCAAATGGCAGTGGCTGAAGCAGTGCGCGATGCCCATATTCATATCAAAGAAATTGATGCCGGTGTGGTGGGTATTTACAACGATATTTTTGAGTTCCAGGCTATCCCCGAAAGCGGATTACAGGGGATCATCGGTCTAGCGAATAAGCCCCTGAAAAGATGCTCAAGTGGGGGCGCTACCGGCGCTTATACCATGCTTGAAGGATATACCTGGGTTGCAAGCGGACTTTATGATTTGGTTTTGGTTTTGGGAGTTGAGAAAGCGCTTGACTGCTACGATTTTGAAGCCCAAAGCCCGACACCGGCGGTGGTGCAAACCATTAGTTATTCTTGGGATCCCTGGTTTGAGCGGCCACTTGGCGCGCACGCCTCTTCAAGCTATGCAAAAGTCATTGCCGCTTATATGGACGAACATTCCGGCGACCTTGACCCACTGGCAAGAGCAAAAATTGTTGAACTTCTTTGCCAGCAAGCGCAAAATAATCCCTACGCCCAGCGTCTGGGTGAAAAGGTAACGGCGGATCAAGTCGTGCGGTCGCGTTATGTTGTCCATCCAATTCGGGCTCTTGAAACTTGCGTCTACACCGAGGGCGCGTGCGCTTTGGTTTTTGCTTCAGAAGAAATAGCCAAGGACATAGCCAAACGCAGCGGTCGCGATCCTGTCTGGATTACCGGCGTTGGCGCGGCTAATGAAAACTATTTTGTTGGCAGAGATATAACCCGTTATAAAGTTCTGAACCGCATTTATTCCGATTATCTTGCAACCAAGAAAGCTCTTGGGATGGCCCGTCTTACCATCAACGATATTCAAGTCATTGAACTGCATGATGCTTTCATCCCGCAAATGATGATTACGCTTGCTGAAATGGGAGTTGTGCCTTTGGGCCGCGCAGATGATCTGGTTAACGAGGGCATCATAATGCCTGGCGGCCGACTGTTAGTGAATCCTTCGGGTGGATTGGTTTTCGGCGGACATTTTGTCGGCGGATCAAACATGATGTCAACCTGGAGCGTTATGCGAGAGATGAGAACAAGGAATTTTGAACACGGCATGATTCATGGAACCGGCGCCAGCCGTTCAATCTACGGCGTGGCTGTTGTCCTTGAAAGGAGGGGTTGA
- a CDS encoding cob(I)yrinic acid a,c-diamide adenosyltransferase — MVFFTGKGDDGKTGRFGCDQRISKSSAIAEALGCVDEINSFLGVCKVKADGFDVAGREIRGLISDIQNDLFVIQAELGGYSKLKIGEEKVKKLEEYVNWIERELPPIKTFFVAGGTELSALFDYARAVVRRAERRAVLVSEQSPEDFNPNILAYLNRLSSILYALARFANFKAGVPEEPPRY; from the coding sequence ATGGTGTTTTTCACAGGAAAAGGCGATGACGGAAAAACAGGCCGCTTCGGATGCGACCAGAGGATTTCAAAAAGCTCGGCTATTGCCGAAGCGCTAGGATGCGTGGATGAAATAAATTCTTTTTTGGGCGTTTGCAAAGTGAAAGCGGACGGTTTTGATGTGGCGGGCAGAGAAATTCGCGGCCTGATTTCAGACATTCAAAACGACCTTTTCGTGATTCAGGCGGAGCTTGGCGGATATTCCAAATTAAAAATCGGGGAAGAGAAAGTTAAAAAACTTGAAGAATATGTAAATTGGATTGAGCGCGAGCTTCCGCCGATAAAAACATTTTTTGTCGCTGGAGGAACGGAATTGTCGGCTCTTTTTGATTACGCCCGCGCCGTCGTAAGGCGCGCCGAACGCAGGGCAGTGCTTGTTTCCGAACAGTCGCCGGAAGATTTTAATCCAAATATTTTGGCTTATCTCAACCGTCTTTCAAGTATTCTTTACGCCTTGGCGCGTTTTGCTAATTTTAAGGCGGGCGTCCCCGAAGAACCGCCTAGGTATTAA
- a CDS encoding aminotransferase class III-fold pyridoxal phosphate-dependent enzyme, whose product MLDLEREKKLEKKERKMAENGNPIRYTPEKIIEISKQTIAPTTQNFSFVPGITPLGTPPCWIMGEDGNLYFDANSGPGVFSIGHRRLEIERVKADVRFGFGANEYPNYESVKLAERLIALSPGGFDKKIFFCSSGTESVEAAIRAAQIYRRTPIMMAFEKAFHGRTYGARTLTSRKHVTKFSYPAFPVIHLPFPEAETEMGNPLTFMKHVKRQLATVNLNEVAALFWEPVQGEGGIRFTSRDAFEALMEEIIVPNNILLVDDEVQTFSRTGKWFAAEHFGVNPDIICMAKALGSGAKIGVTIMRADVCWPEGGLYSNTWGGDAFSSACALKTLDIMEEENLISKAERLGDLFLKELAEAISETGGEKSFKQKLVYFHGKLIGIVSKGMGLMRKIEFIGREDDGPATEFRQLFIEETLNRRILLMPCGDSAVRVMPPLVVSENEIKWLAKELVNSIVSALERFKD is encoded by the coding sequence ATGCTAGATTTGGAAAGGGAAAAGAAACTTGAAAAGAAGGAGAGAAAGATGGCTGAAAATGGAAATCCGATTCGGTATACGCCGGAAAAAATTATTGAGATATCTAAGCAAACTATTGCGCCCACAACTCAAAATTTTTCGTTCGTGCCCGGCATAACGCCGCTGGGAACGCCTCCTTGTTGGATTATGGGCGAAGACGGCAATTTATATTTTGACGCTAATTCCGGCCCCGGCGTTTTCAGTATCGGCCACAGGCGTCTTGAAATTGAGCGGGTCAAAGCCGATGTTCGTTTCGGATTCGGAGCAAACGAATATCCGAATTACGAATCGGTGAAATTAGCCGAAAGGCTGATTGCTCTTTCTCCGGGCGGTTTTGATAAAAAGATTTTCTTCTGCTCTTCCGGCACTGAATCGGTTGAGGCCGCGATTCGCGCCGCCCAGATCTATCGCCGGACTCCGATAATGATGGCTTTTGAGAAGGCCTTTCACGGCCGCACCTACGGGGCTAGGACTTTGACGAGCCGAAAACATGTCACTAAATTTTCTTATCCGGCGTTTCCGGTGATTCATCTGCCATTTCCGGAGGCAGAGACGGAAATGGGTAATCCGCTTACTTTTATGAAACATGTAAAAAGGCAGCTTGCGACCGTAAATCTGAATGAGGTGGCCGCGCTTTTTTGGGAGCCCGTTCAGGGAGAAGGCGGAATCCGCTTTACGAGTCGCGACGCCTTCGAGGCCTTGATGGAAGAAATTATTGTTCCGAACAATATTTTGCTGGTGGATGACGAAGTGCAGACCTTCAGCCGCACCGGAAAATGGTTTGCCGCGGAACATTTTGGCGTTAATCCCGATATCATTTGTATGGCTAAGGCCTTGGGCAGCGGGGCGAAAATAGGCGTTACGATAATGCGGGCCGATGTCTGTTGGCCCGAAGGCGGACTTTATTCAAATACCTGGGGCGGAGATGCTTTTAGCAGCGCCTGCGCTCTTAAGACACTGGATATTATGGAAGAAGAAAACCTTATTTCTAAGGCCGAGCGCCTTGGCGATCTTTTTCTCAAAGAGCTTGCTGAAGCGATATCTGAGACGGGAGGCGAAAAAAGTTTTAAACAAAAATTGGTGTATTTTCACGGAAAGCTGATTGGTATTGTGTCCAAGGGTATGGGGCTTATGAGAAAAATTGAATTTATAGGGAGGGAAGATGATGGACCCGCGACAGAATTTCGCCAATTATTTATAGAAGAGACCCTCAATCGCCGAATTCTTTTAATGCCTTGCGGCGATTCGGCCGTACGCGTTATGCCGCCGCTGGTTGTTTCCGAAAATGAAATAAAGTGGCTGGCCAAAGAGTTGGTTAATTCTATTGTTTCGGCGTTGGAAAGGTTTAAAGATTAA
- a CDS encoding type II toxin-antitoxin system HicA family toxin: MSSGLPRTRAKDIIRVLEKIGFSFARQSGSHKIYKNTENKRVTVPFHNNTILHPKVLKSILKDADIDAEQLKKLL; encoded by the coding sequence GTGTCTAGCGGGCTTCCGAGGACAAGAGCCAAGGATATAATCCGAGTTTTAGAAAAAATCGGATTTAGTTTTGCGCGTCAAAGCGGAAGTCATAAAATTTATAAAAATACCGAAAACAAACGAGTAACCGTGCCGTTTCACAACAACACTATTTTACATCCAAAAGTTTTAAAAAGTATCTTAAAAGACGCCGATATTGATGCCGAACAGTTGAAAAAACTGCTTTAG
- a CDS encoding ATP-dependent Clp protease proteolytic subunit translates to MEYYILFQGRIDKDASLALINALLEANGKKEAEHITMLFSSVGGFIYYGFNIATVIKNLEKPIRIHATNEISSIANVVYLSAKERSAESYAKFFLHGASVEGNLSLNLEDLNEQVSSIQVQNDRLARFIFETTGTSIEEINQMMKGRRSLSSEEAFKYNIVLEVKEEQIPVGALRKDVIFV, encoded by the coding sequence ATGGAATATTATATCCTTTTTCAAGGGCGCATTGATAAAGACGCGTCCTTGGCATTGATAAATGCGCTACTGGAGGCCAACGGAAAAAAAGAGGCCGAACATATAACCATGCTTTTTTCTTCAGTAGGAGGCTTTATTTACTATGGATTTAATATCGCTACCGTCATCAAAAATCTTGAAAAACCAATAAGAATTCATGCCACAAACGAAATAAGTTCAATAGCTAATGTTGTTTATTTGTCGGCAAAAGAAAGATCAGCCGAATCTTATGCCAAATTCTTTTTGCACGGAGCTTCAGTTGAGGGTAATCTTAGTTTAAACCTTGAAGATTTGAATGAACAAGTTTCGTCTATACAAGTCCAAAATGATAGACTGGCTAGGTTTATTTTTGAAACCACTGGAACTTCGATTGAAGAAATAAATCAAATGATGAAAGGCCGCAGATCTTTGTCGTCCGAGGAAGCTTTCAAGTATAATATTGTTCTTGAAGTAAAAGAGGAGCAGATACCAGTTGGCGCTTTAAGAAAAGATGTTATTTTCGTATAA